The genome window ACATATAGTATGTTTTATTATTTTTATTGAACAAACACGTCAATAGCTAGAAACCCTTGCCTGAAGCGATTTCGAAGTACTAAATTTTTTGGACCTGAAAAAAATCGACTTCAGTATCAGTATCTCGCCCAAACATCTGAACGCTCAAGTTCAATTTATGTCGATCAACATTAATATCATTAATCTTACCCTCTAAACCTTCAAAGGCACCATCAATGACCTTGACGCTTTCACCAATTTCAAAATCATGATTTACCGGAGTTGCAGCAGCAGCTTCCTTCGCCAAAATGTCTTCAACTTCTTCTGGTAAAAGTGGTGCTGGCTTAGAACCCGCGCCATGAGAACCAACAAAACCTGTTACGCCAGGCGTGTTCCGCACAACAAACCAAGAACGATCGGTCATCACCATTTCTACTATTACATATCCTGGAAAAGTTTTTTTCTCTTCCGTCTCCATTTTTCCAGTCCGAGAGTTCTTAACTCGCTCTTCAGTAGCAGGAACAATGACATCAAAAATATAATCTTCCATGCCCATTGATTGAGCACGTGATTTTAAGTTTTCTTTAACTTTATTTTCATACCCTGAATAAGTATGTAAAACGTACCATTGCTTTTCAGCTGTTTCAACCATAAATCTGCCTCGTCAATTTAGAATATAAATTTATTCAATAATAGAGTTAAGACCATGTCACAAACAGCAAAGTAAGCCGCAAAAATGATGGCATAAGAAATGACAGTCCAAGTGTCGTGTCTTGTTTCTTTACCAGTTGGCCAAGTTGTATCTTTTATTGTCTGCCCAACGCTCTTGAAAAATTTACCCATTACAAACTCATCCCATCCTATTTTTAATTATTATCGATTATATCACAGATCTGCGATACTTCAAAAAATTAATCTTAATCATATTTGCCAGCTAAAATTTGCTCAATAGTTTTTAAGACCCCTTGCTCGTTGTTACTTGGAACTACTTCTAAGGAAACTTGTTTAATCTTCTCGACCGCATTGTCCATTGCAAAGCTATATTTGACACTTTCTAACATTTCTAAATCGTTATAGTTATCACCAAACGCTGCAACTTCGCTAGGGTCAATCTGAAGTTTAGTTAAAAGTTTAGTAAGCCCTGTACTTTTATTGACGCCTTTTTGGTGGATATCGAGACTTTGTCGACCACTAGTAACAAGATCGACATGCTCACCTACCAAATCGCGCAAATAACTGACGAGTTCATTTTGAATATGAAGCGAAATATTGTAGAAATTGTCATCAATATTCTTAAAATCTTCAACTTCTACAACATCTGACCAAAGATGACGAATGACAAAGCGATACAGCCAATGAGCACGGCTTGTTATATATCCGCTTTTGGTACCTGAGATCATAGTGTTAATCTTACTAAATTTTGGATCATCTTTTAAAATTTCAATGATTTTAAGAGCTGCCTCACGTGGGATGTAATCTTCAGCAATGATTCCCTG of Xylocopilactobacillus apicola contains these proteins:
- the secE gene encoding preprotein translocase subunit SecE; this encodes MGKFFKSVGQTIKDTTWPTGKETRHDTWTVISYAIIFAAYFAVCDMVLTLLLNKFIF
- a CDS encoding HAD family hydrolase — its product is MPIKLIATDIDGTFIKRNQSYDRRKFKELLQELNKRQIYFVVATGSRLSRPQKIFAPFADQLYYVVENGAEVVGKQGIIAEDYIPREAALKIIEILKDDPKFSKINTMISGTKSGYITSRAHWLYRFVIRHLWSDVVEVEDFKNIDDNFYNISLHIQNELVSYLRDLVGEHVDLVTSGRQSLDIHQKGVNKSTGLTKLLTKLQIDPSEVAAFGDNYNDLEMLESVKYSFAMDNAVEKIKQVSLEVVPSNNEQGVLKTIEQILAGKYD
- the nusG gene encoding transcription termination/antitermination protein NusG produces the protein MVETAEKQWYVLHTYSGYENKVKENLKSRAQSMGMEDYIFDVIVPATEERVKNSRTGKMETEEKKTFPGYVIVEMVMTDRSWFVVRNTPGVTGFVGSHGAGSKPAPLLPEEVEDILAKEAAAATPVNHDFEIGESVKVIDGAFEGLEGKINDINVDRHKLNLSVQMFGRDTDTEVDFFQVQKI